In Daphnia magna isolate NIES linkage group LG6, ASM2063170v1.1, whole genome shotgun sequence, the following are encoded in one genomic region:
- the LOC123466424 gene encoding uncharacterized protein LOC123466424 yields MRGRRYTLFIGLMFSSFFALFLMARKEAEQSSRKLILDEEEIEYCEWKMMHDPAMQQHSSNHERWNVSLLLILGLLAPKTSYGFNDSSMIYRQNKQICREYEGQMISQLTLKRILGELSSNANFWCQTLRNVTGRVGSCYDLDSNLDEFLTNQQSLNKTWRCFHPPETMSQIRTTLQIYQAIRLKRFSMKQTVVVPVLEDNVSRLQNSTYVFRLFFLIGGLNPPEVYTFNGGLLLLDQENSFKEFGCSALQQVCDSAERWIQLVLSHVEKSSQVHEFKLLPRDGKVSQIIAADFIRTPFDTELLRIHHNVHRLRTKSTPHSLHLLLHKTISTAVRFLSIRRSYPATKFGSALNEHLYDAREIFGLISNLVINPFIKLEPTFHSRWTHYSATVAYEMTWLNLQVFLNNHATYALLENERSKNFNISVGLGWNDFKMEIGNKDTRIRSITYILRIRRLPRGDNPVPFECSLRFKDKPECGLQPSLVGNWSSALTDWNRLPTCPFGNSKGKIFSA; encoded by the exons ATGAGGGGAAGACGTTACACGCTGTTTATCGGGCTGATGTTTTCCAGTTTTTTCGCTCTATTTCTTATGGCGAGAAAAGAAGCAGAACAGTCCAGCAGAAAGTTGATTCTAGATGAG GAGGAAATAGAGTACTGCGAATGGAAAATGATGCACGATCCAGCCATGCAGCAGCATTCATCAAATCACGAAAGATGGAATGTCTCGTTGCTGCTAATCCTCGGCTTATTGGCTCCCAAGACCTCATATGGTTTTAATGACTCTTCGATGATATACCGTCAAA ACAAACAGATTTGCCGTGAATACGAGGGCCAAATGATATCTCAA CTCACTTTGAAGAGAATTCTTGGGGAGCTATCATCCAATGCCAATTTCTGGTGTCAAACGTTGCGCAACGTAACTGGCCGTGTGGGTTCCTGCTACGATCTCGACAGCAATTTGGATGAGTTTCTAACTAACCAGCAAAGTTTAAACAAAACGTGGCGTTGTTTCCACCCACCGGAAACCATGAGCCAGATACGCACGACTCTGCAAATTTATCAGGCAATTCGATTAAAAAG ATTTTCAATGAAACAAACTGTGGTTGTACCTGTGCTGGAGGATAATGTAAGCCGGTTGCAAAACTCCACGTAcgtttttcgtctttttttcttgattggAGGTCTTAATCCCCCAGAGGTTTACACTTTCAATGGTGGACTACTCTTGCTAGACCAG GAAAATTCGTTCAAAGAATTTGGCTGCTCAGCTCTCCAACAGGTTTGTGATTCTGCCGAGAGGTGGATTCAACTAGTTTTAAGCCACGTGGAAAAATCCTCCCAGGTTCACGAATTCAAACTTCTTCCCAG AGATGGCAAAGTGTCTCAGATTATTGCTGCAGATTTTATACGCACGCCTTTTGATACTGAATTGTTGCGTATTCACCACAACGTGCATCGCCTACGTACGAAATCCACCCCCCATTCCCTCCATCTGCTTCTACATAAGACCATTAGCACTGCCGTCCGTTTCCTTTCTATTCGACGTTCCTATCCGGCTACCAAATTTGGCTCAGCCTTGAATGAACACCTTTATGATGCAAGGGAAATATTTGGCCTTATTAGCAATCTTGTCATCAACCCTTTCATCAAATTGGAGCCTACCTTTCATTCGAGGTGGACTCACTACAGTGCAACTGTTGCATATGAAATGACTTGGTTAAATCTCCAAGTGTTTTTAAATAACCATGCCACATATGCT CTGCTGGAAAATGAAAG GTCTAAGAATTTCAACATCAGTGTTGGCTTGGGATGGAATGACTTCAAAATGGAAATTGGCAACAAGGACACCCGGATAAGGTCCATCACCTACATTCTCAGAATAAGACGCCTACCCAGAGGAGATAATCCAGTTCCATTT GAATGCAGTTTGAGATTTAAGGACAAGCCAGAATGCGGATTACAACCATCACTGGTCGGCAATTGGAGCTCAGCTTTGACCGATTGGAACCGGCTGCCAACTTGTCCTTTTGGCAACTCTAAAGGTAAAATTTTTAGTGCCTAG